The Setaria viridis chromosome 6, Setaria_viridis_v4.0, whole genome shotgun sequence genome contains a region encoding:
- the LOC117861044 gene encoding disease resistance protein RGA5: MKSLHTLKWFDPSKQSVDNLRALGELLNLRELYMRFTDHHFATMETHKDALFYSIQKLLNGNLRHFTVSEFNQRHTGSYDGWNSLCLSDCRLEQLHLQFSFPRLPMWVGQLSTLSSLEIHVDELCKDDISVLAGLPALAHLVLGACYVPGEGIVFSSSAVFRSLDYFESRRPGHSFHFQAGAVPKVETLRFVLGVREVKTCGIRLAGVEHLTNLKSVAIGLGYSWNRSEESDVPMIEAAIRTFFDEHHPGRPVIHVTSYLYTLLC; this comes from the coding sequence ATGAAATCTCTTCATACTCTGAAGTGGTTCGATCCAAGCAAGCAGTCGGTCGATAATTTAAGGGCTCTCGGGGAATTGCTGAATCTAAGGGAGCTGTACATGCGTTTCACTGATCACCACTTCGCCACTATGGAAACACATAAGGATGCTCTGTTTTATTCCATCCAGAAGTTACTCAATGGCAATCTGAGGCATTTCACTGTTTCAGAATTCAACCAAAGGCATACAGGCTCTTATGATGGGTGGAACTCATTGTGCTTGTCAGACTGTCGTCTCGAGCAACTCCACCTGCAATTCTCGTTTCCAAGGTTACCTATGTGGGTCGGTCAGCTTAGCACGCTCAGCAGCCTGGAAATCCATGTTGACGAGctatgcaaggatgatatttCTGTTCTTGCAGGGTTACCTGCCCTTGCCCATCTTGTGCTAGGGGCGTGTTATGTCCCTGGTGAAGGGATTGTCTTCAGCAGCAGTGCGGTGTTCAGATCTCTTGATTACTTCGAATCTCGTCGACCAGGCCACTCCTTCCACTTCCAAGCTGGAGCAGTGCCCAAGGTTGAGACCCTCAGGTTTGTATTGGGTGTGCGTGAAGTGAAGACGTGTGGCATCAGGCTTGCCGGCGTCGAGCATCTGACGAATCTGAAAAGTGTAGCCATCGGTTTGGGCTACTCTTGGAATAGAAGTGAAGAGTCAGATGTACCAATGATAGAGGCTGCAATAAGGACCTTCTTCGACGAGCATCATCCAGGACGCCCCGTCATTCATGTTACAAGCTACCTGTATACATTGTTGTGTTAG